The Xiphophorus couchianus chromosome 14, X_couchianus-1.0, whole genome shotgun sequence genome includes a region encoding these proteins:
- the rcor2 gene encoding REST corepressor 2 → MPSVMERSGAGVLSRSRAKTVTNGSSQPHSEEESSDEEHAHDSMIRVGGDYQAQIPEFKPDSPARYNEKDQRSMLVWCPNTQLSDNMLDEYILMAKEKHGYNMEQALGMLLWHKHDVERSLADLANFTPFPDEWTVEDKVLFEQAFSFHGKSFHRIQQMLPDKLISSLVKYYYSWKKTRTRTSVMDRQARRLISKREKDDSNDEVEEGEPGEDSDFEVDAKKEAVKQNSSGSSNAEKAPPSRSGPVKKESIGAQYRHHPLRARRRPPKGMHLDQTDITALSTSHDAGVLSVRQLDTHLVSLKRQVQSVKQTNSSLKQSLTEGVDVFRPAEPAPKMNSRWTTEEQLLAVQAIRHYGKDFTAIAEVIGTKTPPQVSSFFVSYRRRFNLDEVLRKWAAEQVATSRDQKDARRSSEELAADGGGGEEEEVKMEDSPADPCSSSSPPSVTPSSLSQPPPLLRPAPPSAPPSLLRQPPPLQTRPLQNRASHNHPPPPLIRPAVTSSSSSSSLRGSPPSSSPAGCQMPPSLVGLKVEQPNSH, encoded by the exons ATGCCCTCAGTGATGGAGCGCTCTGGGGCCGGGGTCCTGTCCAGGAGCAGAGCCAAAACCGTCACTAACGGCAGCAGCCAGCCCCACTCTGAGGAGGAGAGCAGCGATGAAGAGCACGCTCATG ACAGCATGATCAGAGTTGGAGGAGACTACCAGGCCCAGATCCCAGAGTTCAAACCAG ACAGTCCAGCCCGCTACAATGAGAAGGACCAGAGGAGCATGCTGGTCTGGTGTCCTAACACTCAGCTCTCAGATAACATGT TGGATGAGTACATCCTAAtggctaaagaaaaacatggataCAACATGGAGCAG GCTTTGGGGATGTTGTTATGGCACAAACACGACGTGGAGCGCTCGCTGGCCGACTTGGCCAACTTCACGCCGTTCCCAGACGAGTGGACGGTCGAGGACAAAGTTCTGTTTGAGCAGGCCTTCAGCTTCCACGGCAAGAGCTTCCACCGCATCCAGCAGATG cttCCAGACAAGCTGATCTCCAGCTTAGTGAAGTATTACTACAGCTGGAagaaaaccagaaccagaacctccgtCATGGATCGACAGGCCCGGAGGCTCATcagcaagagagagaaagatgacAG CAACGATGAGGTTGAAGAAGGAGAGCCGGGTGAAGACAGCGACTTCGAGGTCGACGCAAAAAAAGAG GCCGTAAAGCAGaacagcagcggcagcagcaacgCAGAGAAAGCCCCGCCCAGCCGGTCCGGCCCGGTGAAGAAGGAGAGCATCGGAGCTCAGTACAGACACCACCCGCTCAGAGCTCGCCGCAGACCACCCAAAGGCATGCACCTGGACCAGACCGACATCACGGCTCTGTCCACCTCCCACGATGCCGGGGTTCTGTCCGTACGTCAGCTGGACACACACCTGGTGTCGCTCAAGAGACAG GTTCAGTCAGTCAAACAGACTAACAGCAGCTTGAAACAGAGCCTGACTGAAGGTGTCGACGTTTTCAGACCAGCAGAG cCTGCCCCGAAGATGAACTCTCGTTGGACCACAGAGGAGCAGCTGCTGGCCGTGCAGG CCATCCGTCACTACGGTAAAGACTTCACAGCCATCGCCGAGGTGATCGGCACCAAGACGCCTCCTCAGGTGAGCTCGTTCTTCGTCAGCTACCGGCGACGCTTCAACCTGGACGAGGTGCTGAGGAAGTGGGCCGCCGAGCAGGTGGCCACCAGCCGGGACCAGAAAGACGCTCGCAGGAGCAGCGAGGAGCTGGCGGCCGACGGAGGAGgcggcgaggaggaggag GTGAAGATGGAGGACTCCCCTGCAGAcccctgcagctcctcctctcctccctctgtcaccccctcctctctctcccaaCCCCCACCTCTGCTGCGCCCGGCCCCGCCTTCCGCCCCCCCGAGCCTCCTCCGCCAGCCGCCGCCTCTCCAGACGCGGCCGCTCCAGAACCGAGCGTCGCACAATCACCCCCCTCCTCCGCTCATCCGGCCCGCAgtcacctcctcctcttcctcctccagtcTCAGGGGTTCTCCGCCCAGCTCCTCGCCTGCTGGATGCCAGATGCCTCCGTCGCTGGTCGGCCTCAAAGTGGAGCAGCCCAACTCACACTGA